From the Brevibacillus choshinensis genome, one window contains:
- a CDS encoding L,D-transpeptidase → MPAYNIRISIANLRLDLFDGPQLVRSFPVALGKIATSTPHGDFTIVNKVPYPDSYPGGPLSVFGTYWLGLSKPHYGIHGTNNPSSIGKYVSHGCIRMFNQDVNTLASLVPIGTPVRIRAQ, encoded by the coding sequence ATGCCGGCATATAACATTCGCATATCGATCGCAAACCTGCGTCTGGATCTGTTTGATGGTCCTCAGTTGGTCCGTTCCTTTCCAGTCGCATTGGGTAAAATAGCAACGTCAACTCCACACGGCGACTTTACCATTGTAAATAAAGTACCTTATCCCGATTCCTACCCCGGCGGTCCCTTGAGTGTTTTCGGTACCTATTGGCTCGGATTAAGCAAGCCTCACTATGGCATACACGGCACCAACAATCCTTCCTCCATCGGCAAGTACGTATCCCACGGCTGCATCCGCATGTTCAATCAAGATGTGAATACGTTGGCCAGCCTTGTCCCTATCGGCACACCTGTCAGAATAAGAGCACAGTAG
- a CDS encoding peptide ABC transporter substrate-binding protein codes for MKRFKRLSFCAVLLTSLAFAGCGTPQGSTPGETPSAASGQATPQTMQVNLSTGEPNTIDPGLAEDIPSMSVARAAFDGLLRLNEKGELKEAVAEKYEVAPDGLTYTFHLRDAKWSNGDAVTAHDFEYAWKRVLNPETASSYAYQMYYLKNGEAYNSKKAKAEDVGVKATDDKTLVVTLENPAPFFPELVASVTYFPVNQKAVEASKDWASKPETYVGNGPFVLKTWEHKSKIEFAKNDTYWDKDSVKLSKLTVNMIEDANTELAMFDNGDLDWAGSPLGDLPLDALDALKDSGKMHSQATAGTYWYIFNTTQKPFDNKKIRQAFATAVNRKEITESVVPFKSTAALGILPPTMTLNPNGYIKDGDVEAAKKLLAEGMKEEGLTKLPELTIAYNTTEANQRIATVIQDQWRKAFGIEVKLVNKENKVHREQMKEGNFMIGRGSWIGDFNDPINFLEVFKGGLNTSKWENKEFLDLLAQSAKEGDVAKRNEILTKADAIVMDEMPALPIYYYTYAWVKQDSVKDVVVDALGFIDFKYASNEKK; via the coding sequence ATGAAAAGATTTAAAAGACTATCATTTTGTGCGGTGCTACTGACGAGCTTGGCTTTTGCCGGCTGTGGCACACCTCAAGGAAGTACGCCGGGGGAGACGCCTTCAGCAGCGTCCGGACAAGCCACCCCGCAAACGATGCAGGTCAACCTGAGCACAGGTGAGCCTAACACGATCGACCCTGGACTGGCAGAAGATATCCCTTCGATGTCTGTTGCCCGTGCAGCATTTGATGGCCTATTGCGCCTGAATGAAAAGGGCGAGCTGAAAGAGGCGGTCGCAGAGAAGTACGAAGTAGCACCAGATGGACTCACGTATACCTTCCATCTGCGTGATGCGAAGTGGTCGAATGGAGACGCGGTCACTGCGCATGACTTTGAATACGCTTGGAAACGAGTGCTGAACCCGGAAACAGCATCTTCCTACGCGTATCAAATGTACTACCTGAAAAACGGGGAAGCGTACAACTCGAAGAAAGCAAAAGCAGAAGATGTCGGCGTCAAGGCGACGGATGACAAAACACTGGTCGTAACACTGGAAAACCCAGCACCATTTTTCCCAGAGCTAGTCGCTTCTGTCACGTACTTCCCAGTGAATCAAAAAGCAGTGGAAGCGAGCAAGGATTGGGCATCCAAGCCTGAGACCTATGTAGGAAACGGTCCATTCGTTCTGAAGACTTGGGAGCACAAGTCCAAGATCGAATTTGCGAAAAACGACACGTATTGGGACAAAGATTCCGTTAAGCTGTCCAAACTCACCGTGAATATGATTGAAGATGCCAACACCGAATTGGCGATGTTCGATAACGGGGATTTGGACTGGGCGGGCTCCCCATTGGGTGATCTACCGCTCGACGCACTCGATGCCTTGAAAGATTCGGGAAAAATGCACTCGCAGGCGACAGCAGGAACCTACTGGTACATTTTTAACACGACACAAAAACCTTTCGACAACAAGAAAATTCGCCAGGCTTTCGCCACTGCGGTCAATCGTAAGGAAATTACCGAGAGTGTCGTTCCGTTCAAGAGTACGGCAGCGTTGGGAATTTTGCCTCCGACGATGACGCTGAACCCGAATGGCTACATCAAAGATGGTGATGTAGAAGCGGCGAAGAAATTGCTCGCAGAAGGTATGAAGGAAGAAGGCTTGACCAAGCTGCCTGAGCTCACCATTGCCTACAATACGACTGAAGCGAACCAACGTATCGCGACGGTCATCCAGGATCAATGGAGAAAAGCTTTCGGCATCGAAGTCAAACTGGTGAATAAAGAAAATAAAGTACACCGTGAACAAATGAAAGAAGGCAACTTCATGATTGGTCGCGGTAGCTGGATCGGTGACTTCAACGATCCGATCAACTTCCTGGAAGTGTTCAAAGGCGGTCTGAACACCTCAAAATGGGAAAACAAAGAGTTCCTCGACCTCTTGGCCCAATCTGCTAAAGAAGGCGACGTAGCGAAGCGCAATGAGATCCTCACAAAAGCGGACGCCATCGTTATGGATGAGATGCCTGCTTTGCCAATCTACTACTACACCTATGCATGGGTGAAGCAAGACAGCGTAAAAGATGTTGTAGTCGACGCGCTCGGATTCATTGACTTCAAATACGCATCCAATGAAAAGAAATAA
- a CDS encoding serine hydrolase — MLSNLSTQISQLVENAGGEWGIYLEDLHTGEKLTFQEHQRFYAASVIKVPIMTAVFAEAYAGNIALEQTIKLRREDLVGGAGVLQHMTPGTELTVQDLVTLMIIQSDNTATNIMIDLVGTESIRNAMKKTEMVNSQFYNKLMVVPAELEGYNEITAADMGAHFRYLATGKVLSYDSCLKMMAILKQQQHRDRIPKHFPDPDGDFIGMVPKWEFANKTGSVTKITHDTGILFMGSHAVTICLLNKGLEQKPAADVMAEIGRLVYDLYQQA, encoded by the coding sequence ATGCTCTCTAATCTATCCACCCAAATCTCGCAGCTCGTCGAAAATGCAGGCGGCGAATGGGGCATCTATCTGGAAGATTTACACACAGGTGAAAAACTGACGTTTCAAGAGCATCAACGCTTTTATGCAGCGAGCGTTATCAAAGTACCGATCATGACCGCCGTGTTCGCTGAAGCTTACGCGGGCAACATCGCATTGGAGCAGACAATCAAGCTGCGTCGCGAAGACTTGGTGGGCGGTGCTGGCGTACTGCAGCACATGACTCCGGGTACAGAATTGACGGTTCAGGATCTGGTCACACTGATGATCATCCAAAGCGATAACACAGCTACCAACATCATGATCGATCTGGTCGGTACAGAGAGCATTCGCAACGCCATGAAGAAAACGGAAATGGTCAACAGCCAGTTCTACAACAAGCTGATGGTCGTGCCTGCTGAGCTGGAAGGCTACAACGAGATCACTGCCGCAGATATGGGGGCGCATTTCCGCTATTTGGCTACTGGGAAGGTCCTCTCGTATGACAGCTGTCTGAAAATGATGGCGATCTTAAAGCAACAGCAGCACAGAGACCGCATTCCTAAGCATTTCCCAGATCCGGACGGCGATTTCATCGGTATGGTTCCCAAATGGGAATTCGCCAATAAAACAGGCTCTGTGACAAAGATTACCCATGATACAGGCATTCTTTTCATGGGCTCCCACGCCGTCACGATCTGCCTGCTCAACAAAGGGCTTGAGCAGAAGCCAGCTGCCGATGTGATGGCCGAAATCGGACGCCTCGTTTACGATTTGTATCAGCAAGCATAG
- a CDS encoding DUF4931 domain-containing protein — MTQTHLHFNMHIGRKKPESVINRETACPFCDTNSLTNVLEQRGSMIWLMNKYPVLQDTYQTVLIESDDCEGDWSLYSKEHVHDLLAFGVEKWMELEKSGEFQSVLFFKNHGPYSGGSIRHPHMQIVGLNEYDYRSQVKESDFAGILIDRGRGVECTLSTHPRAGFFEYNVILSDWEGLPRMAEYLQILAHWILHHVNRRCLSYNFFFYRWGEKLVAKVVPRFVTSPLYIGYSIPQVANNLEEMVAEMKRHYF; from the coding sequence ATGACGCAGACTCATTTGCACTTTAACATGCACATTGGCAGAAAAAAACCGGAGAGCGTAATTAACCGAGAAACCGCTTGTCCTTTTTGCGACACGAACAGCCTCACCAATGTGCTGGAGCAGCGTGGGTCCATGATCTGGCTGATGAACAAATATCCGGTTTTGCAAGATACCTATCAGACCGTTTTGATTGAGTCGGATGATTGTGAAGGGGATTGGTCCCTCTATTCGAAGGAACATGTGCACGATCTGCTCGCATTTGGTGTAGAAAAATGGATGGAGCTGGAAAAGAGTGGAGAGTTTCAATCCGTGCTCTTTTTTAAGAATCACGGCCCGTATTCAGGCGGGAGCATCCGCCATCCGCATATGCAAATTGTTGGCTTGAATGAATACGATTATCGCAGTCAAGTAAAGGAAAGTGATTTTGCTGGAATTCTCATCGACCGTGGACGGGGAGTGGAGTGCACACTGTCGACGCATCCACGCGCAGGCTTCTTTGAGTACAATGTGATTCTATCCGATTGGGAAGGGTTGCCAAGGATGGCGGAGTACCTGCAAATCTTGGCGCACTGGATTCTCCACCATGTCAATCGCCGTTGCCTGAGCTACAATTTCTTCTTTTACCGGTGGGGAGAAAAGCTCGTCGCAAAAGTGGTTCCACGCTTTGTCACTTCACCCCTTTACATAGGATACTCGATTCCGCAGGTCGCGAACAATTTGGAGGAAATGGTTGCTGAAATGAAACGACATTATTTCTAG
- a CDS encoding YkgJ family cysteine cluster protein encodes MDTLPCEGCKGLCCGPVPITEKELTKIQKKIKSMPRKIREELENQPRFFGTCIFYDLHKDRCGIHTVRPEICRSFGYHEDLVCFRKPELATKEKVMRKERPIGNLSIDITWKNF; translated from the coding sequence ATGGATACATTACCTTGTGAAGGTTGTAAAGGTCTATGCTGTGGTCCTGTTCCAATCACGGAGAAAGAGCTTACAAAAATACAAAAGAAGATCAAATCCATGCCACGAAAGATCCGTGAAGAGCTAGAAAATCAACCGAGATTTTTTGGTACGTGCATATTCTATGATTTGCACAAGGATCGATGTGGGATACATACGGTTCGCCCTGAAATATGCCGAAGCTTTGGGTATCACGAGGATCTTGTCTGTTTCCGCAAGCCAGAACTCGCAACGAAAGAAAAGGTAATGAGGAAGGAAAGACCTATCGGAAACCTGAGTATTGACATTACTTGGAAAAATTTCTGA
- a CDS encoding M15 family metallopeptidase yields the protein MMTIASPIPAQPTLPASLPGIRETNEPLIPLKQYAPVIHVYPAYYHEGLPGSMSDCLVRQSVVERLLRAASVLPVDHRLVVLDGWRPLEVQQSLYDRLKNQLLEQGWTESDAFYEELHRYVARPTNNPARPPRHLTGGAVDLTITGPDGWLDMGTLFDDFSERASTRFFELYEPAENYELRIRDNRRMLYHAMIHAGFTNYSDEWWHFDFGNQAWAVVTGAPIADYGGILHGT from the coding sequence ATGATGACTATCGCTTCTCCCATTCCCGCCCAGCCCACTCTGCCAGCGTCGTTACCCGGTATTCGGGAGACCAACGAGCCGCTCATCCCTCTCAAGCAGTATGCCCCTGTGATTCACGTATATCCAGCTTATTATCATGAAGGCTTACCTGGTTCGATGTCTGATTGTCTCGTACGACAATCCGTCGTTGAGCGATTATTACGTGCGGCCAGCGTATTACCTGTGGACCATCGTCTGGTTGTTTTGGATGGTTGGCGGCCATTAGAAGTGCAGCAATCCTTGTATGATCGTTTAAAAAACCAGCTTCTCGAACAAGGCTGGACGGAGAGTGATGCTTTCTATGAGGAGCTGCATCGCTATGTCGCCCGTCCCACCAATAATCCAGCACGGCCGCCCCGCCATTTGACCGGTGGCGCTGTCGACCTTACGATTACAGGACCTGACGGGTGGCTCGACATGGGTACACTTTTTGATGATTTCAGCGAACGTGCCAGTACCCGTTTTTTTGAGTTATATGAGCCTGCAGAGAATTATGAGCTGCGAATCCGAGACAATAGGCGAATGCTCTATCATGCCATGATTCATGCCGGGTTTACGAACTATTCGGATGAATGGTGGCATTTTGATTTTGGAAACCAGGCCTGGGCTGTCGTGACGGGAGCACCTATCGCTGATTACGGTGGCATTTTACACGGGACGTGA
- a CDS encoding gamma-glutamyl-gamma-aminobutyrate hydrolase family protein → MRPIIGVACTKMYFPDNNLDQYFYVGSGYVEGIARCGGIPLILPLLTNPDAPFRAMIESLDGLILTGGDDPAPHLYGEEPLQGLGNIEYERDVAELEVIKLALELKKPILGICRGMQILNVACGGTLIQDIPRQVPGAFQHAQKGSRQYGAHKVTLQPGFVADAIGKSEILVNTSHHQAVKDVAPGFTMTGSAADGVIEAIESTNGLHVGLQWHPERMWGHDSDMLKVAEAFVAKVKQKKLQTK, encoded by the coding sequence GTGCGTCCGATAATCGGTGTGGCGTGTACGAAGATGTATTTCCCGGATAACAATCTCGACCAGTACTTTTACGTTGGATCAGGCTATGTAGAAGGGATCGCTCGCTGCGGCGGCATCCCACTCATCCTGCCGTTGCTGACGAACCCGGATGCACCATTTCGAGCCATGATCGAGTCGCTCGACGGTTTGATTTTGACGGGTGGCGATGACCCTGCACCGCATTTATACGGGGAGGAGCCTTTGCAAGGGCTGGGGAATATAGAGTATGAGCGGGATGTGGCAGAGCTTGAGGTCATCAAGCTGGCGCTCGAGTTGAAAAAGCCCATTCTCGGCATTTGCCGGGGGATGCAAATTCTGAATGTAGCTTGCGGAGGTACGCTGATTCAGGATATTCCGAGACAAGTACCGGGAGCATTCCAACACGCACAAAAAGGGTCACGCCAATACGGCGCACATAAAGTCACACTCCAGCCAGGGTTTGTCGCAGATGCGATCGGCAAGTCGGAAATTCTGGTAAACACTTCGCATCATCAGGCGGTAAAAGACGTCGCTCCTGGCTTTACGATGACAGGCAGCGCGGCTGACGGTGTTATCGAGGCGATTGAGAGCACAAACGGGCTGCATGTCGGCTTACAATGGCATCCAGAGCGCATGTGGGGCCATGACAGCGATATGCTGAAGGTGGCAGAGGCGTTTGTCGCGAAAGTGAAACAAAAAAAGCTGCAAACAAAATAG
- a CDS encoding virulence factor codes for MKLLSIEPTPSPNVMKLNVDERLPDGVQHVYTKENVAKFPEIMGKLLAIEGVTSIFHTADFLALERKSNADWQRILTQSREILQAGEGTAVPILAATEGAAFGEAQVFIQMFREVPMQVKVTMGTEQIRAALPERFGQAAMRAGSASPNLIMERKWLEHGVRYGDLREIGEEVAQEIVASYPDERVEELVERALQLGEGEAPAPVVREKKIVTLDMLDDPDWQNRYAALDRMEPTEEDLPVLEKALGDSKSSIRRLAVVYLGMVGGDAVFPLLFQALKDDSVSVRRTAGDTLSDLGDPRATASMCEALHDRNKLVRWRAARFLFEVGDETALPALRAAQHDLEFEVSLQVQMAVERIESGEAASGTVWQQMTRRNEQN; via the coding sequence ATGAAACTGTTGTCCATCGAACCTACGCCGAGTCCAAACGTGATGAAACTCAACGTTGACGAGCGTCTACCAGATGGTGTCCAACATGTCTATACAAAAGAGAATGTAGCGAAATTCCCAGAAATCATGGGGAAGCTACTGGCAATTGAAGGCGTCACCTCGATCTTTCATACCGCCGATTTCTTAGCTCTGGAGCGCAAATCAAATGCAGATTGGCAACGCATCTTGACTCAGTCCCGTGAGATTCTCCAGGCAGGTGAGGGGACGGCTGTACCGATCTTGGCTGCGACGGAAGGAGCGGCATTTGGCGAGGCGCAAGTATTCATTCAAATGTTTCGGGAAGTACCCATGCAGGTGAAAGTCACGATGGGGACGGAGCAAATCCGGGCAGCCCTGCCAGAGAGATTCGGGCAGGCAGCGATGCGAGCAGGCTCAGCATCACCGAATCTGATCATGGAGCGCAAGTGGTTGGAGCATGGAGTACGCTATGGTGACCTGAGAGAGATCGGGGAAGAAGTCGCACAGGAAATCGTGGCTTCCTATCCAGATGAGCGTGTGGAAGAACTGGTCGAGCGTGCCTTGCAGCTCGGCGAAGGTGAAGCTCCTGCTCCGGTTGTCCGCGAAAAGAAAATCGTTACCCTGGACATGCTGGATGATCCAGACTGGCAAAATCGGTATGCTGCATTGGATCGTATGGAGCCTACAGAGGAAGATCTTCCAGTGTTGGAAAAAGCGCTCGGTGATTCAAAATCGTCAATCCGCAGACTGGCGGTTGTCTATTTGGGGATGGTAGGAGGAGACGCAGTCTTCCCGCTGCTTTTCCAAGCACTAAAGGACGACTCCGTTTCCGTCAGACGTACGGCTGGAGACACCCTATCCGATCTGGGCGACCCTCGGGCGACGGCATCCATGTGTGAGGCGCTGCATGATCGCAACAAGCTGGTGCGCTGGCGTGCGGCACGCTTCCTATTTGAAGTCGGGGATGAGACCGCGCTCCCTGCTCTGCGTGCAGCCCAGCATGATCTGGAATTCGAAGTAAGTCTGCAGGTGCAGATGGCTGTGGAGCGAATCGAGAGCGGAGAAGCTGCCAGTGGGACAGTCTGGCAGCAAATGACACGAAGAAACGAACAGAACTAG
- a CDS encoding GNAT family N-acetyltransferase has protein sequence MGYELLGTSKLSVEELAEVKQLVNVCNDHDGIDLKVNPDMLGNRSGEHTEDFLCYEDGQLVGFLGLFVFHGQEAEVSSMVHPDYRRKGIFRALQTRAAEECEKRSIPNQLFIVQRESLSGKACMEKFGATYDFSEYWMDFDGQKTTTAPAYIEMRIAGKEDSETLIWLNVHGFQMEEDRAREMSKRIEVESSSTTYLILVDDQPVGKLSTNISEGKGFIFGFCVHPDHQGKGYGRRALARAIHFIREKGYEEMSLEVASENSSALGLYESCGFVVKSANDYYKLPL, from the coding sequence ATGGGATATGAGTTACTTGGAACGAGCAAGCTGTCAGTAGAAGAGCTGGCTGAAGTGAAACAATTGGTGAATGTGTGCAACGATCATGATGGAATCGATCTCAAAGTAAATCCGGATATGCTGGGCAATCGTTCCGGCGAGCATACCGAAGATTTTCTGTGCTATGAGGATGGGCAACTGGTTGGCTTTTTGGGGCTCTTCGTGTTTCATGGCCAAGAAGCAGAAGTAAGTAGTATGGTGCATCCGGACTATCGTCGAAAAGGAATTTTCCGTGCCTTGCAGACTCGTGCCGCCGAAGAATGCGAGAAGAGAAGCATACCGAATCAGTTGTTCATCGTCCAAAGGGAGTCGCTGTCAGGTAAAGCGTGTATGGAGAAATTCGGGGCAACGTACGATTTTTCAGAGTATTGGATGGATTTCGATGGGCAAAAGACTACCACTGCACCTGCTTATATCGAGATGCGCATTGCTGGTAAGGAAGATTCAGAGACCTTGATTTGGTTGAATGTCCATGGCTTTCAGATGGAGGAAGACCGAGCACGTGAGATGAGCAAAAGAATTGAAGTGGAGTCTAGCTCGACGACTTATTTGATATTGGTAGACGATCAACCAGTCGGAAAGCTCAGTACCAACATCTCGGAAGGGAAAGGGTTCATTTTTGGATTCTGCGTTCATCCTGATCATCAAGGGAAAGGATACGGCCGCCGAGCGTTGGCGCGAGCCATTCACTTTATCAGGGAAAAAGGCTACGAGGAAATGTCGCTAGAGGTCGCAAGCGAAAATAGTAGCGCATTGGGTCTATATGAATCGTGTGGCTTTGTCGTCAAGTCGGCAAACGATTATTACAAGCTGCCACTGTAA
- a CDS encoding phytoene desaturase family protein, translating to MTTNHYDVVIVGGGLAGLSSAAYLSSKGKKVAVLERGQLGGRAVTLKIKGFNFNFGAHAIYARDSSVLRTFEKELDLHIDWQDFNPTKAKYDIGNDLTAVPANVQGLFQTKLLKGLDKVLFTFEILKTMLRMETGHPHMSIQKWMEKKNVNEEVQEMMLTLASSNFFTREPEKIPSDVFFSYYSRLFKTNKPVAYIGGGWQALINEFVRVIEANNGVILTKTKVEKFHVEEDHVVGVVTPEGEFTADEFISCIPPKEMVKVFAETRLEHAIAQHAEYEPTVVVVYDIGLKERIDVPYSYIYDKQNNIFITDISYYDQTCVPEGGQLLQATAYMRQSEVGNKEMAEQRKLEIEAVYDKHFAGWREQLVVPRVSTRAIVQEIKWTMNQKPMPTSLPDYRNLFFAGDWCEGQGQLSELSFSSAWNVSKLILEK from the coding sequence ATGACAACCAATCACTATGACGTTGTTATTGTAGGCGGAGGACTTGCTGGTCTCTCCAGTGCCGCCTATCTTTCGTCGAAAGGCAAAAAAGTAGCAGTATTGGAGCGCGGACAATTAGGTGGTCGTGCCGTAACGTTGAAGATCAAAGGATTCAACTTCAACTTTGGTGCCCATGCGATCTATGCCCGGGACAGCTCCGTTTTGAGAACGTTTGAAAAAGAATTGGACCTTCACATTGATTGGCAAGACTTTAATCCGACCAAAGCTAAGTACGATATCGGGAACGATCTGACAGCGGTTCCAGCCAACGTACAAGGGCTGTTTCAGACAAAGCTGTTGAAAGGCTTGGACAAAGTATTGTTTACGTTTGAAATCTTGAAAACGATGCTGAGAATGGAAACCGGGCATCCACATATGTCCATTCAAAAATGGATGGAAAAGAAAAATGTGAACGAGGAAGTCCAAGAAATGATGCTGACACTGGCATCCTCCAACTTCTTCACACGTGAACCGGAAAAAATCCCTTCAGACGTATTCTTTTCGTACTACAGCCGTCTGTTTAAGACGAACAAGCCAGTAGCGTATATCGGCGGAGGCTGGCAAGCTCTGATCAACGAATTTGTCCGCGTCATCGAGGCGAACAATGGCGTTATTTTGACGAAAACAAAGGTAGAGAAGTTCCACGTAGAAGAGGATCACGTAGTGGGAGTGGTAACGCCGGAGGGCGAGTTTACGGCAGACGAATTCATCAGCTGTATTCCGCCGAAAGAGATGGTCAAGGTGTTTGCAGAAACGCGCCTGGAGCATGCGATTGCCCAACACGCCGAGTATGAGCCTACTGTCGTAGTCGTGTATGATATCGGTCTGAAAGAACGGATCGATGTTCCATATTCTTATATTTACGACAAGCAAAACAACATCTTTATCACGGACATCTCCTACTATGACCAGACTTGTGTTCCAGAAGGCGGACAGCTGCTGCAGGCGACTGCTTACATGCGTCAGTCGGAAGTGGGGAACAAAGAAATGGCCGAACAACGTAAGCTGGAGATCGAAGCTGTGTACGACAAACACTTTGCCGGCTGGCGTGAGCAGTTGGTTGTTCCACGTGTCTCCACTCGTGCAATCGTGCAGGAGATCAAGTGGACCATGAACCAAAAGCCAATGCCCACGAGCTTGCCAGATTACCGCAACCTGTTCTTTGCAGGTGACTGGTGTGAGGGTCAGGGACAATTGTCTGAGCTCTCTTTCTCGAGTGCATGGAATGTTTCTAAGTTGATTTTGGAAAAATAA
- a CDS encoding peroxiredoxin, which produces MLQTGTKAPLFQANSTLGPIDLRDYVGKKNIVLIFYPGDDTPVCTKQLCAVQDNYADFEHVDTVVFGVNPAELEKKQSFAGKFGYRFPLLVDADQTIRQAYDVGKILGLFFQQRIVYIIGKNGTILYAKKGNPPVSELLQVLSK; this is translated from the coding sequence ATGCTGCAGACAGGTACAAAAGCCCCGCTATTTCAAGCGAACAGCACGCTGGGTCCGATCGATCTGCGTGATTATGTAGGCAAAAAGAATATCGTCTTGATCTTTTATCCTGGAGACGACACCCCGGTATGTACCAAACAATTGTGCGCCGTACAAGACAATTATGCTGATTTTGAGCACGTGGACACCGTGGTATTTGGCGTAAATCCTGCAGAGCTAGAAAAGAAGCAATCGTTTGCTGGTAAGTTTGGTTATCGTTTTCCGTTACTTGTGGATGCGGACCAGACTATTCGTCAGGCGTATGACGTCGGCAAAATCCTGGGGCTGTTCTTTCAACAGCGGATCGTCTACATCATTGGTAAAAACGGGACAATCCTCTACGCCAAAAAAGGGAATCCGCCAGTATCCGAGCTGTTGCAGGTCTTGTCCAAGTAG
- a CDS encoding pirin family protein, with protein MIDVRKAGSRYTADHGWLKSNFSFSFADYYDPDNMGFGPLRVFNDDRVAPQTGFGSHPHREMEIVSIVLQGQLGHRDSTGRQEVVRPGEVQRMSAGTGVVHSEMNPSATEEVKFLQLWFEPAQYGLTPSYEQKAYEPAKLLNQLLPVVSTEGGEEIAKIHQDLTLYLSRLEAGQTISFEQNTQRRTYLFVMEGELLLNSDTSLATRDSARITSTTSLEINAKSNAYFMLIDLP; from the coding sequence ATGATTGACGTACGAAAAGCAGGATCGCGTTATACTGCTGATCACGGCTGGTTAAAAAGCAACTTCAGTTTTTCCTTTGCTGATTATTATGATCCCGACAATATGGGATTTGGACCCTTGCGTGTATTCAATGACGACAGGGTAGCGCCCCAAACCGGTTTTGGCTCTCACCCGCACCGGGAAATGGAGATCGTCTCTATCGTCCTCCAAGGACAGCTCGGCCATCGAGACAGCACGGGACGTCAAGAGGTCGTTCGCCCTGGTGAGGTACAACGAATGAGTGCGGGCACAGGCGTCGTCCACTCAGAGATGAATCCGTCTGCTACAGAAGAAGTAAAGTTTTTGCAGCTCTGGTTTGAACCGGCGCAATATGGATTGACACCTTCCTACGAGCAAAAAGCGTACGAACCTGCGAAACTGCTCAACCAGCTTCTTCCTGTCGTATCGACGGAAGGTGGCGAAGAGATTGCCAAAATCCATCAAGACCTGACGCTGTACCTCTCTCGCCTGGAGGCTGGACAGACGATTTCTTTTGAACAAAATACCCAGAGACGCACGTACCTTTTCGTCATGGAAGGTGAACTACTACTCAATTCGGACACTTCCCTCGCAACACGGGATTCCGCACGAATCACTTCGACGACTAGCCTGGAGATCAACGCGAAGAGCAACGCCTATTTCATGCTAATTGATTTACCATAA